One Leisingera sp. M658 genomic window carries:
- a CDS encoding glycosyl hydrolase family 28-related protein, which produces MNKAITEGLQLMPPAFAGGLDVWSSGDGTPGSDTYDGAANAVFVAADADFGGCLEMQKTENTQKLRFIGQTPLQPGCYLQIKIRVKAVSGALPAVRVAGWAGASGGSHIGGVTEAAPQVSLTAYGQVAEVTGIVGSGSRGGVDMPWGRSAAYGHFGLDLTGANGGVVRIDDIEITDITSAFVRDMLSLVDVTDYGAVGNGSFDCTAAFEAADAAADGRRILVPAGDFRLSSTVSLNHQAVFEGTVSMPDSQMLLLTKNFDFPAYAAAFGNEELGFKKAFQALINNADHESLDLKGRKITVTGPIDMQAAVPNKSSYATRRVIRNGQLEAASNAAWDTGTVTSQATYSASDSKKLTNVANIANIAVGSLVEGAGVGREIYVKSKNTGAGELTLSAALYDAEGTQTFTFRDFKYLVDFSGFSSLSKFGMEGIEFQCNSRCSAVRLAPAGSVNSFDSCFFSRPKDRGITSAGTGCQGILVDNCQFLSAEDPLDVPDRVSIGLNVNSNDAKLRSNRATRFRHFALLAGGNNTVTGNHFFQGDSIANGVRTAGLVLASNNCTSTVSDNYIDNCFIEWTNERDATPDFTGGFSFSALSVSANVFLSGDVAPWFSYIVVKPYGSGHFLNGLSVTGNKFRSLQGSIDRAERVDTSFSDLDFSRSKNVDFSGNMYHNVTAQTANPLRVRHDQSSASTSWPVRAEGLLPFQGFARYVDSVVPLGALKSGGNSTRYIVPYTEAEQGPDNDEIRLRWGEAVKGEVQVIMRMDS; this is translated from the coding sequence ATGAACAAGGCAATCACCGAAGGTTTGCAGCTGATGCCGCCAGCATTTGCGGGTGGTCTGGACGTCTGGTCCAGCGGCGACGGCACCCCCGGATCAGACACCTATGACGGCGCCGCCAATGCAGTCTTTGTGGCGGCGGACGCTGATTTCGGCGGCTGCCTGGAGATGCAGAAGACTGAGAACACCCAGAAGCTGCGCTTCATCGGTCAGACGCCGCTGCAACCGGGCTGCTATCTGCAGATCAAGATCCGTGTCAAAGCAGTGAGCGGCGCGCTGCCTGCGGTCCGCGTTGCAGGCTGGGCCGGTGCCAGCGGCGGCAGCCATATCGGCGGCGTGACTGAGGCTGCGCCGCAGGTTTCGTTGACCGCCTATGGCCAGGTGGCGGAGGTCACCGGCATTGTCGGCAGCGGCAGCCGCGGCGGCGTGGACATGCCCTGGGGGCGCAGTGCGGCCTACGGCCATTTCGGCCTCGACCTGACCGGCGCCAATGGCGGTGTGGTGCGGATTGACGACATCGAGATCACTGACATCACCAGTGCCTTTGTGCGGGATATGCTAAGCTTGGTGGACGTCACTGATTATGGCGCGGTGGGCAATGGCAGCTTTGATTGCACGGCGGCCTTTGAAGCGGCGGACGCGGCAGCAGACGGGCGGCGTATCCTGGTGCCCGCAGGGGATTTCCGCCTGAGCAGCACCGTTTCGCTGAACCACCAGGCCGTGTTCGAAGGCACCGTTTCCATGCCGGACAGTCAGATGCTGTTGCTGACAAAGAATTTCGATTTCCCTGCCTATGCCGCCGCCTTCGGCAATGAGGAGCTGGGGTTCAAAAAGGCGTTTCAGGCGCTGATCAACAACGCAGATCACGAATCCCTGGATCTGAAGGGCCGCAAGATCACCGTCACCGGGCCGATCGACATGCAAGCGGCAGTCCCGAACAAAAGCTCTTATGCGACCCGCCGGGTGATCCGCAACGGCCAATTGGAGGCCGCCAGCAATGCGGCCTGGGACACCGGTACGGTGACCTCGCAGGCAACCTACAGTGCCTCGGACTCCAAGAAGCTGACCAATGTTGCGAACATCGCGAATATCGCGGTTGGCTCGCTGGTCGAAGGCGCCGGAGTGGGCCGCGAGATTTATGTGAAATCCAAAAACACCGGCGCCGGAGAGCTGACCCTCAGCGCAGCGCTTTATGATGCCGAAGGCACCCAGACGTTCACCTTCCGCGACTTCAAATACCTGGTGGATTTCAGCGGCTTCAGTTCGCTCAGCAAGTTTGGCATGGAAGGCATCGAATTCCAGTGCAATTCCCGCTGCAGCGCAGTGCGGCTGGCGCCGGCCGGGTCGGTGAATTCGTTCGACAGCTGTTTCTTTTCACGCCCTAAAGACCGAGGCATTACTTCGGCCGGAACCGGCTGCCAGGGTATTCTGGTCGACAATTGCCAGTTCCTGTCAGCTGAGGACCCGCTGGACGTTCCAGACCGGGTCAGCATCGGCCTTAACGTCAATTCCAACGACGCCAAGCTGCGCAGCAACCGGGCCACAAGGTTCCGCCATTTCGCGCTGCTGGCGGGCGGCAACAATACGGTAACCGGAAATCACTTCTTTCAGGGCGACAGCATCGCCAACGGCGTGCGCACAGCAGGTCTGGTGCTGGCCTCCAACAACTGCACCTCAACCGTGTCGGACAACTACATCGACAATTGCTTTATTGAATGGACCAATGAGCGGGACGCAACACCTGATTTCACCGGCGGGTTTTCGTTCAGCGCCTTGTCAGTGAGTGCCAATGTGTTCCTGTCCGGCGATGTCGCGCCGTGGTTCAGCTACATCGTCGTCAAACCCTACGGCAGCGGCCATTTTCTGAACGGGCTTTCTGTCACCGGCAATAAATTCCGCTCGCTTCAGGGCAGCATTGACCGGGCGGAGCGCGTGGATACCAGTTTTTCGGATCTGGATTTCAGCCGGTCTAAAAACGTCGATTTCAGCGGCAACATGTATCACAATGTCACCGCCCAAACCGCCAATCCGCTGCGGGTGCGGCATGATCAATCCTCGGCCTCAACCTCCTGGCCGGTGCGGGCTGAGGGGTTGCTGCCGTTCCAGGGGTTTGCCCGCTATGTCGACAGCGTGGTGCCGCTGGGCGCGCTTAAGAGCGGCGGCAACAGCACCCGCTACATTGTGCCGTATACCGAAGCGGAGCAAGGGCCGGACAACGACGAGATCCGGCTGCGCTGGGGCGAAGCGGTCAAGGGCGAGGTTCAGGTGATCATGCGGATGGACAGCTAG
- a CDS encoding DUF4864 domain-containing protein, giving the protein MRSVLFAGVSVFLLAFPAIAQREPVTAVIGSQISAFLNNDTETAFSYASPLIRRIFGTPDHFAEMVRQGYPMVWRPAEVRYLDLREVAGSHWQRVMITDTKGRVHLLDYQMVNLESGWKINAVQLLNGHAEGA; this is encoded by the coding sequence ATGCGCAGTGTTCTGTTTGCGGGGGTAAGTGTTTTTCTTCTGGCCTTCCCGGCAATAGCTCAAAGGGAGCCGGTCACAGCCGTGATCGGCTCTCAGATTTCTGCCTTCTTGAACAATGATACCGAAACCGCCTTCTCCTACGCTTCGCCGTTGATCCGGCGCATTTTCGGCACTCCGGACCACTTTGCCGAGATGGTGCGCCAGGGCTACCCGATGGTCTGGCGGCCTGCCGAAGTGCGCTATCTGGACTTGCGCGAGGTGGCAGGCAGCCATTGGCAGCGGGTGATGATCACTGACACAAAGGGCCGCGTGCACCTTTTGGATTACCAAATGGTTAATCTTGAAAGTGGTTGGAAAATCAACGCGGTACAGTTATTGAACGGGCACGCTGAAGGCGCCTGA
- a CDS encoding antibiotic biosynthesis monooxygenase yields the protein MPKIAKTADIQTVITTFEMTPGTCQDLLEALQDAYADFISKQPGFVAAGLHVNDAQTRIANYSQWRRREDFMAMLRSPEMRERNRKINELCRSFEPVMYDVAEVFGT from the coding sequence ATGCCGAAAATAGCAAAAACCGCTGATATCCAAACCGTTATCACCACATTTGAGATGACGCCTGGGACCTGCCAGGACCTTTTGGAGGCGCTGCAGGACGCCTATGCGGACTTCATCTCGAAACAGCCGGGCTTTGTTGCGGCCGGTCTGCATGTGAATGACGCGCAGACCCGTATCGCCAATTACTCGCAATGGCGCCGCCGCGAGGATTTCATGGCAATGCTGCGCAGTCCCGAAATGCGCGAGCGCAACCGCAAGATCAACGAACTGTGCCGCAGTTTTGAGCCGGTGATGTATGACGTGGCCGAGGTGTTCGGCACCTAG
- a CDS encoding universal stress protein, with translation MYHNVLVPISFDPERDVTGPLKVARLLSAPGANVTLLHVIEQVPAYAISYIPADFMDGTRSALQAELDGLAKTLPNARGELVEGHSGRTILDWAEQNQPDLIILASHRPSMQDLLWGSTSGHVVRHAACAVHVVR, from the coding sequence ATGTATCACAATGTCCTGGTGCCGATTTCATTTGATCCCGAGCGGGATGTGACCGGGCCGCTGAAAGTGGCGCGGCTGCTGTCCGCCCCGGGGGCCAACGTGACGCTGCTGCATGTGATCGAACAGGTTCCGGCCTATGCGATTTCCTACATTCCGGCAGATTTCATGGACGGCACCCGCAGCGCGCTGCAGGCAGAACTGGACGGGCTGGCCAAGACCCTGCCCAATGCCCGCGGAGAACTGGTTGAGGGCCATTCCGGCCGCACCATTCTGGACTGGGCCGAGCAGAACCAGCCGGATCTGATCATTCTTGCATCGCACCGCCCGTCAATGCAGGATCTGTTGTGGGGGTCGACCTCCGGCCATGTGGTGCGCCACGCTGCATGTGCAGTGCATGTGGTGCGCTGA
- a CDS encoding HugZ family protein, which yields MPDPVRPADDDARAMGQSLMASARFAALGVLLDDGSPLVTRVAFGLDPQGGPVSLISGLALHTAALRQRPACSLLVGEPGNKGDPLAHPRLSLMCQACFVSRQDPQHEVLAAHYLRRQPKAKLYLQLADFTFVRFAVTGAHLNGGFGKAFRLAKADLQPPGSTG from the coding sequence ATGCCCGACCCGGTCCGCCCCGCAGATGACGATGCCCGCGCCATGGGTCAAAGCCTGATGGCAAGCGCCCGCTTTGCCGCCCTTGGCGTGCTGCTGGACGATGGCAGCCCGCTGGTCACACGGGTGGCTTTCGGACTGGATCCGCAAGGGGGTCCTGTCAGCCTGATCTCCGGCCTGGCGCTGCACACGGCTGCGCTGCGTCAGCGCCCGGCCTGCTCGCTGCTGGTGGGCGAGCCGGGGAACAAAGGCGATCCGCTTGCCCATCCGCGGCTGAGCCTGATGTGCCAAGCGTGTTTTGTCAGCCGCCAGGACCCGCAGCATGAGGTACTGGCCGCGCATTACCTGCGCCGCCAGCCCAAGGCCAAACTGTATCTGCAACTGGCTGATTTCACCTTTGTGCGGTTTGCCGTGACGGGGGCGCATCTGAATGGCGGCTTTGGCAAGGCCTTCCGCCTTGCCAAAGCCGATCTGCAACCGCCTGGCAGCACTGGCTAG